In Longimicrobium sp., one DNA window encodes the following:
- a CDS encoding CHAT domain-containing protein, translated as MSIDPADAAAKALIAYWQREEMDAPQRLLCSRLEKTLDADTRATLSDAARADAEGSVPRVAEALRDAAAADWMAGNILRAFPPASAGVQVHVVGNGNQTTVAGRDVIIGGGHRARDADAPPPDNILVAGADPRDLVALRVGQEAREISEAIQLGRLRDRWAVHLWLSVRLPDLTRGLLEQTPRILHFSGHGNEDEGLFLEDEGGYARPMSGERLRGLFRRLPFKVECVVLNSCYSEPQACAIAQHVPYVIGTAGELPDESAIKFSRGFYQALAAGCSVPQAYEMGCVHWEDAEMAEYPLPRLISRDHPCATP; from the coding sequence ATGAGCATCGACCCGGCGGATGCGGCCGCAAAGGCGCTGATCGCGTATTGGCAGCGGGAGGAGATGGACGCGCCGCAGCGGCTGCTCTGCAGCCGGCTGGAGAAGACGCTGGACGCGGACACGCGCGCCACGCTGTCGGACGCCGCGCGGGCGGACGCGGAGGGGAGCGTCCCGCGCGTCGCCGAAGCGCTCCGCGACGCGGCGGCGGCCGACTGGATGGCGGGGAACATCCTGCGCGCGTTTCCGCCCGCCTCGGCCGGGGTGCAGGTGCACGTCGTCGGGAACGGGAACCAGACCACCGTCGCCGGGCGGGACGTGATCATCGGCGGCGGACATCGCGCCCGGGACGCGGACGCTCCGCCGCCGGACAACATCCTCGTGGCTGGCGCGGATCCCCGTGACCTGGTGGCGCTCAGGGTGGGGCAGGAGGCGCGCGAGATCAGCGAAGCCATCCAGCTCGGCCGCCTCCGCGATCGCTGGGCGGTTCATCTCTGGCTTTCCGTGCGGCTGCCGGACCTGACGCGCGGGCTGCTGGAGCAGACGCCCCGCATCCTCCACTTCAGCGGCCACGGCAACGAGGACGAGGGGCTGTTCCTGGAAGACGAGGGTGGCTACGCACGGCCGATGTCGGGGGAGCGGCTGCGGGGGCTGTTCCGCAGGCTGCCGTTCAAGGTCGAATGCGTGGTGCTGAACTCCTGCTACTCGGAGCCGCAGGCGTGCGCGATCGCGCAGCATGTCCCCTACGTGATCGGCACCGCGGGCGAGCTCCCCGACGAGTCGGCGATCAAGTTCTCGCGCGGCTTTTACCAGGCGCTCGCGGCCGGGTGCTCGGTCCCGCAGGCGTACGAGATGGGATGCGTGCACTGGGAGGATGCTGAGATGGCGGAATACCCGCTCCCCAGGCTCATCAGCCGCGACCACCCCTGTGCGACGCCGTGA
- a CDS encoding pinensin family lanthipeptide, whose translation MRKLQLKLETLEVQSFVTGARGGAIGTVRANLDAAAQLVAPIAAADSDCMATQGPCTCEPIETCSCGPTVPVTGDWA comes from the coding sequence GTGCGCAAGTTGCAGCTGAAGCTGGAGACGCTGGAGGTGCAGTCGTTCGTGACCGGTGCCCGCGGCGGCGCGATCGGGACCGTGCGCGCCAACCTGGATGCGGCCGCGCAGCTCGTGGCTCCGATCGCCGCGGCGGACAGCGACTGCATGGCCACCCAGGGCCCGTGCACCTGCGAGCCCATCGAGACCTGCTCGTGCGGCCCGACGGTCCCCGTCACGGGAGACTGGGCGTAG
- a CDS encoding MFS transporter — protein sequence MKLPHFLSPGMRTYTAVWFGQMVSLIGTALTDFGVGVWIYQKTGSATPFAMILLCTVVPGILVSPVAGALADRWDRRRTMVLADAGAALSTLFMAVLLFAGQLELWHILLAVSVASTCRAFQGPAWLASTAQLVPREHLGRASGMMNFARGLAGIAAPALGGVLVTTIGLGRVMLIDFATFGVAVATLFAVRFPPVPRRAEAEGAKRGVLQDAADGWRYVGSQPALRAHLLFFALVNLGLGYVWVLHAPLVLGFAGARSLGIVGSAMGGGMLAGSLAMTLWGGPKRKVAAILGYGVLLGVCLMVMGALPWVPLVAAGIFGITLGIPVMNGSLMALWMPRIPQEVQGRTYAVLQVLVWSTEPIAYLTAGVLADRVFKPLLVPGGPLAGSLGAVMGTGPTRGLGLLLGTVGVFVLSATAWAALLPHFRTADSIPPVVKPAASAAAPAPDDAPAGEPAPVPA from the coding sequence ATGAAGCTCCCCCACTTCCTCTCCCCCGGGATGCGCACCTACACCGCCGTGTGGTTCGGCCAGATGGTGTCGCTGATCGGCACGGCGCTCACCGACTTCGGCGTGGGCGTGTGGATCTACCAGAAGACCGGGTCGGCGACGCCGTTCGCCATGATCCTGCTGTGCACGGTGGTTCCCGGCATCCTGGTGTCGCCGGTGGCCGGCGCGCTGGCGGACCGCTGGGACCGCCGGCGCACCATGGTGCTGGCCGACGCCGGCGCCGCGCTCAGCACGCTGTTCATGGCGGTGCTGCTCTTCGCGGGGCAGCTGGAGCTCTGGCACATCCTGCTGGCCGTCTCCGTCGCCTCCACCTGCCGCGCCTTCCAGGGGCCGGCGTGGCTGGCCAGCACCGCGCAGCTCGTCCCCCGGGAGCACCTGGGGCGGGCCAGCGGGATGATGAACTTCGCGCGCGGCCTGGCGGGGATCGCGGCCCCGGCGCTGGGCGGCGTGCTGGTGACCACCATCGGGCTGGGGCGGGTGATGCTGATCGACTTCGCCACCTTCGGGGTGGCGGTGGCCACCCTCTTCGCCGTCCGCTTCCCGCCCGTCCCGCGCCGCGCCGAGGCGGAAGGGGCGAAGCGGGGGGTGCTCCAGGACGCCGCGGACGGCTGGCGCTACGTGGGCTCGCAGCCGGCGCTGCGGGCGCACCTGCTCTTCTTCGCGCTGGTGAACCTGGGGCTGGGATACGTGTGGGTGCTGCACGCGCCGCTGGTGCTGGGCTTCGCGGGCGCGCGGTCGCTGGGCATCGTGGGCTCGGCGATGGGGGGCGGCATGCTGGCGGGGAGCCTGGCGATGACGCTCTGGGGCGGGCCGAAGCGGAAGGTGGCGGCCATCCTCGGCTACGGCGTGCTGCTGGGCGTGTGCCTGATGGTGATGGGCGCGCTTCCCTGGGTGCCGCTGGTGGCCGCCGGCATCTTCGGGATCACGCTGGGCATCCCGGTGATGAACGGCAGCCTGATGGCGCTGTGGATGCCGCGCATCCCCCAGGAGGTGCAGGGACGCACCTACGCGGTGCTCCAGGTGCTGGTGTGGTCGACCGAGCCGATCGCGTACCTGACGGCGGGGGTGCTGGCGGACCGGGTGTTCAAGCCGCTGCTGGTGCCGGGCGGGCCGCTGGCCGGCAGCCTGGGCGCGGTGATGGGCACCGGGCCCACGCGGGGCCTCGGGCTGCTGCTGGGCACGGTGGGCGTTTTCGTGCTCTCGGCGACGGCCTGGGCCGCCCTTCTCCCGCACTTCCGCACCGCGGACTCGATCCCGCCGGTCGTCAAGCCCGCCGCGTCCGCCGCCGCGCCCGCGCCCGACGATGCGCCCGCCGGCGAGCCGGCGCCGGTGCCGGCCTAG
- a CDS encoding type I polyketide synthase, giving the protein MSSPNPPEFPPTAVAVIGMAGRFPGSSDVDAFWRNLRDGVEGITHFTVDELRAEGVSEEVLARPNYVRARGCVEGTDRFDASFFNYRARDAELMEPQIRFFLEACWEAMESAGYDTAEYEGSVGVYAGATAPSYFMHHYVRDPSLFEGVNRWQLSTITENDFLTTHVSYRMRLRGPSMNIQSACSTSLVAVHVATQALLNGECDMALAGGVSIGVPSRRGYLYDEGHIVSPDGHCRAFDADARGTVEGEGVGVVVLKRLDRALEDGDNVLAVILATAVNNDGEFKASFLAPGVNGQAEVITEAQAVAGVTPDTITYVEAHGTGTPLGDPIEFTALREAFGAAEDGRPWCAVGAVKTSVGHLDAAAGITGFIKTVQALRHGQIPPTLHFRRPNPRLGIEGSPFFVADRLLEWTVRDGGPRRAGVSSFGIGGTNAHAVLQEAPPREPSAPGRPWSLLVLSARTRGALERATENLARWLEEHPDAGLADVAYTLQVGRRAQKHRRSVLCRTTAEASRLLRSLDPARVRTDVDPRRMTPVIFLFPGQGAQFAGMTREIYRHEPVFREELDRCCELLRPHLGLDLRGILHPAAGEEEEASARLRQTALAQPALFAVEYALARLWMHWGLEPEGFAGHSIGEYAVACLAGVMSLDDALRLVAARGALMQEMPAGAMLSVSLPESEVRAVLPAELDLCTVNGPALTVVGGTGEAVEAFAAELEARGVHHQRLHTSHAFHSRMMEPIVARFEAVAREVTLRAPEIPFVSNLTGGWISDAQATSPRYWADHLRGAVRWDDNLRTLLDEPDRVLLEVGPGRGLATLARRHPAREPRMLVLHSLPHVKDEAGEEETLSATAAALWHEGIEPDWPRVYEGIRRQRLRLPTYPWDHGRYWLGRRDSGTLDAHEFVPHGAHHFTPEYTPPRNETEAGVVEIFQELFGLEKLGIYHNFFHLGGDSLLAVQLAGRIRDRFGVEVPLRAIWEIRTAAEVAQLVARGMDPGGEAASAAGPGPEPAAEPQPA; this is encoded by the coding sequence ATGAGCAGTCCGAATCCACCGGAGTTCCCGCCCACCGCCGTCGCCGTCATCGGCATGGCGGGACGCTTTCCCGGCTCGTCCGACGTGGACGCCTTCTGGCGCAACCTGCGCGACGGCGTGGAGGGGATCACCCACTTCACCGTGGACGAGCTGCGCGCGGAGGGGGTGAGCGAGGAGGTGCTCGCCCGCCCCAACTACGTCCGCGCCCGCGGCTGCGTGGAGGGCACCGACCGCTTCGACGCCTCGTTCTTCAACTACCGCGCGCGCGACGCGGAGCTGATGGAGCCGCAGATCCGCTTCTTCCTGGAGGCGTGCTGGGAGGCGATGGAGTCCGCCGGCTACGACACGGCGGAGTACGAGGGCTCCGTGGGCGTGTACGCGGGCGCCACCGCGCCGTCGTACTTCATGCACCACTACGTCCGCGACCCCTCGCTCTTCGAGGGCGTCAACCGCTGGCAGCTGAGCACGATCACGGAGAACGACTTCCTGACCACCCACGTGTCGTACCGCATGCGGCTGCGCGGGCCCAGCATGAACATCCAGAGCGCGTGCAGCACCTCGCTGGTGGCGGTGCACGTGGCCACGCAGGCGCTGCTGAACGGCGAGTGCGACATGGCGCTGGCGGGCGGCGTCTCCATCGGCGTCCCCAGCCGCCGCGGCTATCTCTACGACGAGGGGCACATTGTCTCCCCCGACGGCCACTGCCGCGCCTTCGACGCCGACGCGCGAGGGACGGTGGAGGGCGAGGGCGTCGGGGTCGTCGTCCTCAAGCGGCTGGACCGCGCCCTGGAGGACGGCGACAACGTCCTGGCGGTGATCCTGGCCACCGCCGTGAACAACGACGGCGAGTTCAAGGCCAGCTTCCTGGCGCCCGGCGTCAACGGCCAGGCCGAGGTCATCACCGAGGCGCAGGCGGTGGCGGGCGTCACCCCCGACACCATCACCTACGTGGAGGCGCACGGCACCGGCACCCCGCTGGGCGACCCCATCGAGTTCACCGCGCTCAGGGAAGCGTTCGGCGCGGCGGAAGACGGCCGGCCCTGGTGCGCCGTCGGCGCGGTGAAGACCAGCGTGGGGCACCTGGACGCCGCGGCGGGGATCACCGGCTTCATCAAGACCGTGCAGGCGCTGCGGCACGGGCAGATCCCGCCCACCCTGCACTTCCGCCGGCCGAACCCGCGGCTGGGGATCGAGGGGAGCCCCTTCTTCGTGGCGGACCGGCTGCTGGAGTGGACGGTGCGGGACGGCGGACCGCGGCGCGCGGGCGTCAGCTCCTTCGGCATCGGCGGGACCAACGCGCACGCGGTGCTGCAGGAGGCGCCCCCCCGCGAGCCCTCCGCCCCGGGCCGCCCCTGGAGCCTGCTCGTCCTCTCCGCCCGCACCCGCGGCGCCCTGGAGCGCGCGACGGAGAACCTGGCGCGCTGGCTGGAGGAGCACCCGGACGCCGGCCTGGCGGACGTCGCCTACACGCTCCAGGTGGGCCGCCGCGCGCAGAAGCACCGCCGCAGCGTCCTCTGCCGCACCACCGCCGAGGCGTCGCGGCTGCTGCGCTCGCTCGATCCCGCGCGGGTGCGGACGGACGTGGACCCGCGCCGCATGACGCCGGTCATCTTCCTCTTCCCCGGCCAGGGGGCGCAGTTCGCGGGGATGACGCGCGAGATCTACCGGCACGAGCCGGTCTTCCGCGAGGAGCTGGACCGCTGCTGCGAGCTGCTGCGCCCCCACCTGGGGCTCGACCTCCGCGGCATCCTCCACCCCGCGGCCGGGGAGGAGGAGGAAGCCTCGGCGCGGCTGCGGCAGACGGCGCTGGCCCAGCCCGCGCTCTTCGCGGTGGAGTACGCGCTGGCCAGGCTGTGGATGCACTGGGGGCTGGAGCCGGAGGGCTTCGCGGGCCACAGCATCGGCGAGTACGCGGTCGCCTGCCTCGCGGGGGTGATGTCGCTGGACGACGCGCTGCGCCTGGTGGCCGCGCGCGGCGCGCTGATGCAGGAGATGCCCGCGGGGGCCATGCTCTCCGTCTCGCTCCCGGAGAGCGAGGTGCGGGCGGTCCTTCCCGCGGAGCTGGACCTCTGCACCGTCAACGGCCCGGCGCTCACCGTCGTCGGCGGGACGGGCGAGGCGGTGGAGGCGTTCGCGGCGGAGCTGGAGGCGCGCGGCGTCCACCACCAGCGGCTGCACACCTCGCACGCCTTCCATTCGCGGATGATGGAGCCGATCGTCGCGCGCTTCGAGGCGGTGGCGCGCGAGGTCACCCTGCGCGCGCCGGAGATCCCCTTCGTCAGCAACCTCACGGGCGGGTGGATCAGCGACGCGCAGGCCACCAGCCCGCGCTACTGGGCGGACCACCTGCGCGGCGCCGTGCGCTGGGACGACAACCTGCGCACGCTGCTGGACGAGCCCGACCGCGTGCTGCTGGAGGTGGGCCCCGGCCGCGGCCTGGCCACGCTCGCCCGCCGGCACCCCGCCCGCGAGCCGAGGATGCTGGTGCTGCACTCGCTGCCGCACGTGAAGGACGAGGCGGGAGAGGAGGAGACGCTGTCGGCCACCGCCGCCGCCCTGTGGCACGAGGGGATCGAGCCCGACTGGCCGCGCGTGTACGAAGGCATCCGCCGGCAGCGCCTGCGCCTGCCGACCTACCCGTGGGACCACGGCCGCTACTGGCTGGGCCGCCGCGACAGCGGCACGCTGGACGCGCACGAGTTCGTGCCGCACGGCGCGCACCACTTCACCCCCGAGTACACGCCGCCGCGCAACGAGACCGAGGCGGGGGTGGTGGAGATCTTCCAGGAGCTGTTCGGCCTGGAGAAGCTGGGCATCTACCACAACTTCTTCCACCTGGGCGGCGACTCGCTGCTGGCCGTGCAGCTGGCCGGGCGCATCCGCGACCGCTTCGGCGTGGAGGTGCCGCTGCGCGCCATCTGGGAGATCCGCACCGCGGCCGAGGTGGCCCAGCTCGTGGCCCGCGGCATGGACCCGGGCGGCGAGGCCGCGTCCGCCGCCGGGCCCGGGCCGGAGCCGGCCGCCGAGCCGCAGCCGGCCTGA